The following coding sequences are from one Nicotiana tomentosiformis chromosome 3, ASM39032v3, whole genome shotgun sequence window:
- the LOC138907647 gene encoding uncharacterized protein, with protein sequence MGSLAYLPVVERPLAMYVQALANQFKRLDVSEPSRGLAYMVSRYSLYERIRARQYDEPHFLVLKDTMQHDDAKEVSIRDDGVLQMQGRICVPNIDGLCKLILEEAHSLQYFIHLGAAKMYQDLRKHCWWRRMKNDIV encoded by the coding sequence atgggtagtttggcatatttaccggtagtagagaggccactagccatgtatgttcaggctttggccaatcaatttAAGAGactggatgtttcagagcctagtcggggtCTTGCTTATATGGTTTCTCGGTAttccttatatgagcgcatcagagcgcgtcagtatgacgaaccccattttcttgtccttaaggatacaatgCAGCACGACGATGCTAAGGAGGTTTCTATtcgagatgatggggtgttgcagatgcagggccggatatgtgtgcccaatatagatgggttgtgtaagttgatccttgaggaggcccacagtttgcagtatttcattcatctgggtgctgccaagatgtatcaggatttaagGAAGCATtgttggtggagaagaatgaagaatgatatagtatag